Proteins found in one Terriglobia bacterium genomic segment:
- a CDS encoding ThiF family adenylyltransferase yields the protein MSEARYSRQILFSGIGAEGQKMLARSRVLLVGCGALGSVMAEILVRAGVGRLTIADRDYIDESNLQRQSLYTEADCRAGLPKAAAAATHLAEINSQVELAAEILDVNAATIAALVPGQNLILDGTDNFETRFLINDASLNWNVPWVYGACVGAYGMCVAFVPGSTPCLRCVLEQLPPPGSSPTCDTVGVIGPIVHLVAALEAAEGLKILTGRLERLNGKLMTIDLWENQISGLDLVPLQRSADCPACGQRQFDFLEGKHEGRTLSLCGRDAVQVYRNSPSPVDFKIIAERLAPLGSVTYNEFLLRACLDKFEIALFRDGRGIVRGTQDVDEARRVYAKFIGS from the coding sequence ATGTCTGAAGCACGCTACTCCAGACAGATCCTGTTCTCGGGTATCGGCGCCGAGGGGCAGAAGATGCTCGCACGCAGCCGCGTTCTTCTGGTCGGCTGCGGCGCGCTGGGTTCGGTGATGGCCGAGATCCTGGTGCGGGCCGGGGTTGGCCGCCTCACCATTGCCGATCGGGACTACATCGACGAATCGAACCTTCAGCGCCAATCGCTTTACACAGAGGCGGACTGCCGCGCCGGATTGCCGAAAGCGGCGGCTGCGGCCACGCATCTGGCCGAAATCAACAGCCAGGTCGAGCTGGCCGCGGAAATCCTGGACGTGAACGCGGCGACGATCGCGGCCCTGGTGCCGGGACAGAACCTGATCCTGGATGGAACGGACAACTTTGAGACACGCTTCCTGATCAACGATGCCAGCCTGAACTGGAATGTTCCGTGGGTGTATGGGGCGTGCGTCGGCGCTTACGGAATGTGTGTTGCCTTCGTTCCCGGCTCCACGCCGTGCCTGCGCTGCGTGCTGGAGCAACTGCCGCCCCCCGGCAGCTCTCCCACGTGCGACACGGTCGGCGTGATCGGGCCCATCGTCCACCTCGTAGCGGCGCTCGAGGCCGCGGAGGGGCTCAAGATTCTTACGGGCCGGCTCGAACGGCTGAACGGCAAGCTCATGACCATCGACCTTTGGGAGAACCAGATCTCAGGTTTGGACCTGGTTCCGCTGCAGCGTAGTGCCGATTGCCCGGCCTGCGGCCAAAGGCAATTCGATTTTCTGGAGGGTAAACACGAGGGGCGCACTCTGTCGCTGTGCGGGCGCGATGCGGTCCAGGTGTACCGCAACTCCCCCAGCCCCGTGGATTTCAAGATCATTGCCGAGCGCCTGGCTCCTCTGGGATCCGTGACCTATAACGAGTTCCTGCTCAGGGCCTGCCTGGACAAGTTTGAGATTGCCCTGTTCCGGGACGGCCGCGGTATCGTCCGCGGAACCCAGGATGTCGACGAGGCGCGGCGAGTCTATGCAAAGTTCATCGGCAGCTGA
- a CDS encoding DegT/DnrJ/EryC1/StrS family aminotransferase: MEVPILDLKAQYATIREQVRAAVDEVFESQRFILGRHVAALEEETARFCGVPHAIGVASGTDALLLSLKALGVGPGDAVVTVPYTFFATAGAIVNLGARPVFVDIEPAGFNMDPERLPALLERDCSFNLTTGKLVHKPSGAVIKAIVPVHLFGQCAAMDEILSVARRYRLPVVEDACQAFGSRHRDDYAGAMGDLGCFSFFPSKNLGGAGDGGMVLSRNEQLAKQVRLLRNHGAHPKYFHAVVGFNSRLDEIQAAVLRVKLTHLEGWTAARRRNAADYDDLFLKAGLRGRVQTPPVLPHKRHIFHQYVIRCQKRDELRAALQSRGIGTEIYYPVSLHEQECFRGLGYGTADFPRSSEAAAQTLALPIYAELTHEQRNYVVNCIADFYA; encoded by the coding sequence ATGGAAGTTCCAATACTCGATCTGAAAGCACAGTACGCAACGATTCGCGAACAGGTCCGTGCTGCTGTAGACGAGGTGTTCGAGAGTCAACGGTTTATTCTCGGCCGGCATGTGGCGGCGCTGGAGGAAGAAACAGCCCGGTTCTGCGGCGTTCCTCACGCCATCGGCGTGGCCTCGGGAACAGACGCTCTTCTCCTTTCCCTCAAAGCGCTCGGCGTCGGGCCCGGGGATGCGGTGGTTACGGTCCCGTACACCTTTTTTGCCACGGCGGGGGCAATCGTGAACCTGGGAGCCCGGCCTGTTTTCGTCGACATTGAACCTGCCGGTTTCAACATGGATCCCGAGCGGCTGCCGGCGCTCCTGGAACGGGACTGTTCCTTCAACCTGACGACGGGCAAGCTCGTCCACAAACCTTCCGGCGCTGTGATCAAAGCGATCGTTCCCGTTCACCTTTTTGGCCAGTGCGCCGCGATGGACGAAATCCTGTCCGTAGCGCGGCGTTACCGGCTCCCGGTCGTGGAGGATGCCTGTCAGGCTTTCGGTTCCAGGCATCGCGACGATTATGCAGGGGCAATGGGCGATCTTGGGTGCTTCAGCTTCTTCCCTTCCAAAAACCTGGGGGGCGCGGGAGACGGCGGCATGGTTTTGAGCCGCAATGAGCAACTCGCAAAACAGGTCAGGCTCCTGCGCAATCACGGGGCCCATCCGAAATACTTCCATGCCGTCGTCGGCTTCAACAGCCGCCTGGATGAAATCCAGGCAGCGGTCCTGCGCGTAAAGCTCACCCATCTCGAAGGCTGGACCGCCGCACGCCGGCGCAATGCCGCGGACTACGATGACCTTTTTCTGAAAGCCGGATTGCGCGGGCGCGTGCAGACTCCTCCCGTGCTTCCCCACAAGCGGCACATATTCCACCAGTACGTGATCCGCTGCCAGAAGCGGGATGAACTGCGGGCCGCCCTGCAGAGCCGCGGAATCGGGACCGAGATTTATTACCCGGTTTCACTGCATGAACAGGAGTGTTTCCGCGGCCTTGGGTACGGAACGGCGGACTTTCCGCGCTCGAGCGAAGCGGCTGCGCAGACCCTGGCACTCCCGATTTATGCCGAACTCACTCATGAACAGCGGAATTATGTCGTCAACTGCATCGCGGATTTCTACGCATGA
- a CDS encoding carboxypeptidase-like regulatory domain-containing protein, with product MKHWKIRLASSLFLMAAISLIGYAQGGASSSLIGVVVDQSGGVIPGAEVTVHNDATGAEFKTVTTENGTFSIPALAAGTYTATVSVPNFKQAVVKDIKVVAGNPSSIRVQLQVGGTSETVTVQANAEVVQASSATITTTLGTSQLSQLPLATRNAMDFLVLLPGVNTTSSGARSSTIAGLPQAAINITIDGVNTQDNSNKTGDGFFSMITPRLDAMEEVTVSTATPGAESAGQGAIQIRFITRSGNNEYHGSVYEYHRNPVFNSNYWFNNRDKAPTYNGTTTPCTTQQMQTEFEKCKALRDRVLLNQPGFRVGGPITLPKKLFGPLGFNGKDKAFFFVNYEEYRFPSQQTRTRTIYNPAVENGKFRYLVGTAPNQTVNEVDLLALAAANGNTSTFDPTVKKMLTDIRNSVGVQDGTTVQVTLQDQTDPLYQYYYITNKAQDVRKFYTTRGDFNLTSKHRLEMSWNYSTYRLPIDMLNSGDPSYAGFPSISGYLGDRSSASTALRSTLTPRLVNEFRFGLQAGPGLFGPGIDASMFSGSIADMGGFNWTPSGISSPIRSSSPSRRTPPLEQLDETLSWNKGSHSLSFGGSFTNAGNWTWSQSMLPSIGFGVDSTNDPARFMFDATNGPKNFPNSTSGQRSTAQSIYASLTGRVTSIGGSAILNENTLQYAYLGPNVQRMHQREIGLFLSDSWRMRPGLTLNYGVRWELQLPWVPLNSVYSWATPADVWGPSGFNSLFKQGATGGRNTEYQQFKAGDPAYNLDYRNIAPSFGFAWSPNFQNDLLSRILGNNGQSVFRGGFSVAYSRYGMATYSGVFTGNPGLSIDASRNQNLGNLVSGTGSDTWPLLFRDKSRLGAPPFLAAPVYPMQASISNNVTAFDPDIKVPYTLSWSFGLQRELTKDMAIEVRYVANRNLRPWYSYSVNTTNIVENGLLDEFKLAMANLQANIAANRGSNFKYYGPGTNTSPLPITLAYFSGIPNTQAGDTTKYTSSNFTSSSYVNTLAQTNPNPSSYASSLSSTATQRANAIAAGLPANFFIVNPTVNNASITGNGGFNMYDSMVIELRRRMAKGLMVQANYVFAKSLGSSNLGFRTPWAKVQGGTLPSAFKVNWVYEMPIGPGRALFGSAHGWTAHLIGNWEVQGTGRWQSGDLLNFGNVRLVGMTLKDLQDAVGLRFDDAKELIYYEPADIIANTIAAYNTDATQPTGYSKTYGTPTGRYVAPANTANCIQIFSGQCAPLTNYVRGLRFQRFDISLVKRIRFTESKNFELRGEFLNAFNNINFNASGGICTGSGANCGQFASAYRDPNQQNDPGGRLVQLVARINF from the coding sequence ATGAAACATTGGAAAATTAGGCTAGCTTCATCACTCTTCCTGATGGCGGCGATCAGCTTGATCGGCTATGCACAGGGCGGAGCGAGTTCTTCCCTTATCGGCGTGGTCGTTGACCAGTCCGGAGGAGTCATTCCGGGCGCGGAAGTAACGGTCCATAACGATGCCACCGGCGCAGAGTTCAAAACCGTCACCACTGAAAACGGGACCTTCTCCATCCCGGCGCTGGCAGCCGGCACTTACACCGCTACGGTCTCGGTTCCGAATTTCAAGCAAGCGGTCGTCAAGGACATCAAAGTAGTCGCGGGCAATCCCTCCTCGATCCGCGTCCAGCTGCAGGTAGGCGGCACCAGCGAGACGGTCACCGTGCAGGCGAACGCCGAGGTCGTGCAGGCGTCATCGGCAACGATCACGACGACGCTGGGCACCAGCCAGTTGAGTCAGCTCCCCCTGGCAACTCGTAACGCGATGGACTTCCTCGTTTTGCTGCCCGGAGTGAACACGACTTCTTCAGGCGCCCGCAGTTCCACCATCGCGGGCCTGCCGCAGGCCGCGATCAACATCACGATCGACGGCGTCAATACGCAGGATAACTCCAACAAGACGGGTGATGGCTTTTTCAGCATGATCACCCCACGGCTGGACGCCATGGAAGAAGTCACGGTCTCCACGGCCACCCCGGGCGCCGAGAGCGCCGGCCAGGGCGCGATCCAGATCCGATTTATCACCCGCTCGGGCAACAATGAATATCATGGCAGCGTATACGAGTACCATCGGAACCCGGTGTTCAACTCGAACTACTGGTTCAACAATCGCGACAAGGCGCCGACATACAACGGCACAACGACTCCCTGCACCACGCAGCAGATGCAGACCGAGTTTGAAAAGTGCAAAGCGTTGCGTGACCGTGTGCTGTTGAATCAGCCCGGCTTCCGCGTCGGAGGTCCGATCACGCTGCCCAAAAAGCTCTTCGGGCCATTGGGTTTTAATGGCAAGGATAAAGCATTCTTCTTCGTCAATTACGAAGAGTACCGGTTCCCCTCGCAACAAACCCGGACCAGGACGATCTACAATCCGGCGGTCGAGAACGGCAAGTTCAGATACCTTGTGGGCACCGCTCCCAATCAGACCGTCAATGAGGTAGACCTGTTGGCACTGGCAGCGGCAAACGGAAACACGTCCACTTTTGATCCGACCGTCAAGAAGATGTTGACCGATATCCGCAACTCGGTGGGGGTTCAGGACGGCACGACGGTTCAGGTCACGCTCCAGGACCAGACCGACCCCCTCTACCAGTACTATTACATCACCAACAAGGCCCAGGATGTCCGCAAGTTCTACACCACCCGCGGCGACTTCAACCTGACGAGCAAACACAGGCTGGAAATGAGTTGGAACTACTCGACCTACCGGCTCCCCATCGACATGCTCAACAGCGGCGATCCAAGCTATGCCGGCTTTCCGAGCATCTCCGGATATCTTGGCGACCGGTCGAGTGCCTCCACTGCGCTCCGTTCGACCTTGACTCCGAGATTGGTCAACGAGTTTCGTTTCGGATTGCAGGCAGGCCCTGGGCTTTTCGGCCCCGGCATTGACGCCAGCATGTTCAGCGGGTCGATCGCCGATATGGGCGGATTCAACTGGACCCCGTCCGGGATTTCCAGCCCGATTCGCTCCAGCAGTCCCAGCAGGCGCACGCCTCCGCTCGAACAGCTCGATGAAACGCTGAGCTGGAACAAGGGTTCCCATAGCCTCAGCTTCGGCGGCAGCTTCACCAACGCCGGCAACTGGACCTGGTCTCAGTCGATGTTGCCCTCGATTGGCTTCGGGGTGGACTCCACGAACGACCCGGCTCGGTTCATGTTCGACGCCACGAACGGCCCGAAAAACTTCCCCAACTCGACCTCCGGGCAGAGGAGTACGGCGCAAAGCATCTATGCTTCCTTGACCGGGCGGGTAACATCGATCGGCGGCAGCGCAATCCTCAATGAAAACACCCTCCAATACGCATATCTCGGCCCGAACGTTCAGCGCATGCACCAGCGCGAAATCGGGTTGTTCTTGTCGGATTCCTGGCGCATGCGGCCGGGCCTCACGCTCAACTACGGCGTGCGCTGGGAGTTGCAGCTTCCCTGGGTTCCGCTCAACAGCGTCTACAGCTGGGCTACCCCCGCCGATGTCTGGGGGCCTTCAGGTTTTAACAGCCTGTTCAAGCAGGGGGCGACCGGCGGCAGGAATACGGAGTACCAACAGTTCAAGGCAGGCGATCCTGCGTACAACCTTGACTACCGGAACATCGCCCCGAGCTTCGGCTTCGCCTGGAGCCCGAACTTCCAGAACGACCTTCTGTCGCGGATTCTAGGCAATAACGGACAAAGCGTGTTCCGCGGCGGCTTTTCGGTAGCCTACAGCCGCTACGGCATGGCCACTTACTCCGGAGTGTTCACCGGCAACCCTGGGCTGAGCATCGACGCCTCGCGCAACCAAAATCTCGGCAACCTCGTCAGCGGGACCGGGTCAGATACCTGGCCGCTCCTGTTCCGTGACAAGAGCCGCCTGGGCGCGCCTCCGTTCCTGGCCGCACCGGTCTATCCGATGCAGGCGTCCATCAGCAATAATGTCACAGCCTTCGACCCGGACATCAAGGTTCCCTACACCTTGTCCTGGTCGTTCGGCCTGCAGCGCGAGCTTACCAAAGACATGGCGATCGAAGTACGTTATGTCGCCAACCGCAACCTGCGGCCGTGGTATTCGTACAGCGTTAATACGACCAACATCGTCGAGAATGGATTACTGGATGAGTTCAAGCTGGCGATGGCCAATCTGCAGGCAAACATAGCCGCCAACCGGGGAAGCAACTTCAAATATTACGGGCCGGGCACCAACACCTCTCCATTGCCCATCACTCTGGCCTACTTCAGTGGAATCCCCAATACTCAGGCCGGCGATACAACCAAGTATACTTCCAGCAATTTCACCAGCAGCTCGTACGTGAATACTCTGGCCCAGACCAACCCGAATCCATCCAGTTATGCCAGCAGTCTGAGCAGCACTGCTACTCAGAGGGCCAATGCTATTGCCGCAGGATTGCCCGCGAACTTTTTCATAGTGAATCCGACCGTCAATAACGCCTCCATCACCGGCAACGGCGGTTTCAACATGTATGATTCGATGGTGATCGAACTTCGGCGCCGCATGGCTAAGGGATTGATGGTCCAGGCCAATTATGTGTTCGCCAAATCCCTGGGTTCGTCAAACCTCGGTTTCCGGACCCCTTGGGCTAAAGTGCAGGGTGGAACGCTGCCCAGCGCTTTCAAGGTCAACTGGGTTTACGAAATGCCGATAGGCCCAGGGCGGGCACTGTTCGGCAGCGCCCATGGCTGGACAGCCCACTTGATCGGCAACTGGGAAGTGCAGGGCACGGGCCGATGGCAGAGCGGCGACCTGCTGAACTTCGGCAATGTCAGGCTCGTCGGCATGACTTTGAAGGATCTCCAGGATGCGGTCGGGCTGCGCTTCGATGACGCCAAAGAGCTCATCTACTACGAGCCGGCCGATATCATTGCCAACACGATTGCGGCTTACAACACCGATGCAACCCAGCCCACCGGCTACAGTAAGACTTACGGCACGCCGACCGGACGCTATGTCGCGCCCGCCAACACCGCCAACTGCATTCAGATCTTTAGCGGCCAGTGCGCCCCGCTGACCAATTACGTCCGGGGCCTGCGCTTCCAGCGCTTCGATATCAGCCTTGTGAAAAGGATCAGGTTCACCGAATCGAAGAATTTCGAACTGCGCGGCGAATTCCTGAACGCCTTCAACAACATCAACTTCAACGCCTCCGGCGGCATTTGCACCGGCAGCGGCGCAAATTGCGGTCAGTTTGCATCCGCATATAGAGATCCGAACCAGCAGAACGATCCGGGCGGACGACTGGTTCAGCTGGTCGCGCGGATCAACTTCTAA
- a CDS encoding SDR family oxidoreductase, giving the protein MRIVITGGAGFLGSHLCDHLLQLGHEVVCLDNLLTGSIDNIAHLLGNEHFRFLKHDVTEYMFLGGPVDAVMHFASPASPRDYLELPIQTLKVGALGTHKTLGLAKNKGARFLMASTSETYGDPLVNPQPESYWGNVNPIGLRGVYDEAKRFAEAMVMAYHRTHGIDVRIARIFNTYGPRMRPHDGRVVSNFIVQALDGKPLTVYGKGEQTRSFCYVEDEVLGLVKLLMAPDSEEIHLPVNIGNPQELTVMEIAQKILALTSSSSSIVFEPLPEDDPKVRRPDTTRAQKLLGWRPAVPLEEGLRRTITYFKTRFAGAQSTRI; this is encoded by the coding sequence ATGAGGATCGTGATTACAGGCGGGGCCGGATTTCTAGGGAGTCATCTCTGCGATCATCTGCTGCAGCTGGGCCATGAGGTCGTGTGCCTGGACAACCTGCTCACCGGCAGCATTGACAACATCGCGCACCTGCTGGGAAACGAGCATTTCCGTTTCCTGAAGCACGATGTGACCGAGTACATGTTCCTGGGAGGACCGGTCGACGCCGTGATGCACTTCGCATCCCCGGCAAGCCCGAGGGACTATCTCGAGCTTCCCATCCAGACCTTGAAGGTGGGGGCGCTCGGCACCCACAAGACTCTCGGCCTGGCCAAGAACAAAGGTGCCCGGTTCCTGATGGCCAGCACGTCGGAGACCTATGGCGACCCGCTGGTCAACCCGCAGCCTGAGAGCTATTGGGGCAACGTCAATCCGATCGGCCTGCGCGGCGTCTACGACGAGGCGAAGCGGTTTGCCGAAGCCATGGTGATGGCGTATCACCGGACGCATGGGATCGACGTCAGGATTGCGCGTATCTTCAACACCTATGGCCCGCGCATGCGTCCGCATGACGGGCGCGTGGTTTCGAACTTCATCGTACAGGCCCTCGACGGGAAACCGCTGACCGTCTACGGGAAAGGGGAGCAGACTCGGAGTTTCTGTTATGTCGAGGATGAGGTCCTGGGTCTGGTAAAGCTGCTCATGGCGCCCGATTCCGAGGAAATCCATCTGCCGGTGAATATCGGGAATCCGCAGGAGTTGACGGTCATGGAGATCGCACAGAAGATTCTGGCCCTGACCTCATCTTCGAGCTCCATTGTTTTCGAACCGCTGCCCGAGGATGATCCCAAGGTTCGGCGACCCGACACGACCCGCGCCCAGAAACTGCTGGGCTGGCGTCCGGCTGTGCCGCTGGAAGAAGGTTTGAGGCGCACTATTACCTACTTTAAGACTCGTTTCGCGGGAGCCCAGTCCACGCGCATTTGA
- a CDS encoding PBP1A family penicillin-binding protein yields MRKGTGGTVKRSRWLFFLKLTAVLVSIPAIVVAAFLIHYYYVFDRWIDQKLGKGYEVAETEIYSAPRTIYPGKPISLPDFLTRLRRLGYVDRSTSGDSKLSTFQLGKTNHLLVRNDSSLPEDADRAVDIDWAGNRVRNIVEMSSGQNLEHFALKPELISNIIDKSREKRRYAAYRDFPKVLVDAVLASEDRRFFSHKGVDPIRILKAAIIDIRAGENVQGASTLTQQFVKQYFLTPERTWRRKLTDAYMAILLEQRLSKEEIFELYANEIYLGQRGSFSIVGFGEAAGAFFDKAVANLTLSEAATLVGVIPAPNRYTPLRYPERAKQRRDLVLDRMAEYEMITPRQRDEAKAQPLGVKPSNIMNYSDAPYFVDYLQDILGEQLGDVALGRTQYKIHTTLDMDLQQVAFESVRDEMVTLDEYFAKGKRGIPPGTVQASLIAVDPRTGHVLAMVGGRDYGVSQFNRITQSKRQPGSIFKPFVYTAALETANYSSTPLTPAATVLDEPTQFEFENLVYEPKNFKDEYLGQVTMRQAITKSLNVATIKFAEKVGYTKIADLAHRLGLNEAIKPYPAMAIGAFEVTPLEMVRAYTAFANDGMLSELMPLSRVLDEKGSPVFQPENKTRRALTPQVAFMLTSLLQSVINEGTGAGARTAGFTLPAAGKTGTSRDGWFAGYTPDLLCIVWVGFDDNRELNLPGSQSALPIWASFMKRAVALKPLTGEEFPVPEGITQVEIDPTTGLLATDRCLTRQMEYFIKGSEPVIPCYGNSYEQMMNGIPRSIYSSPTKGAPSGADKNIPPSPPIKKSPR; encoded by the coding sequence ATGCGCAAAGGGACGGGCGGCACTGTCAAACGATCCAGGTGGTTGTTTTTCCTGAAACTCACGGCAGTTCTGGTGAGCATCCCTGCCATCGTCGTGGCGGCCTTTTTGATCCACTACTACTACGTTTTTGACCGCTGGATCGACCAGAAGCTCGGCAAGGGATACGAAGTCGCGGAAACTGAGATCTACTCCGCCCCGCGCACCATTTACCCGGGAAAGCCGATATCCCTCCCCGATTTCCTGACCAGGCTGCGGCGCCTGGGCTACGTCGACAGGAGCACTTCCGGTGATTCCAAGCTCTCCACTTTTCAGCTGGGCAAGACAAACCACCTCCTGGTCAGAAACGACTCCTCACTGCCGGAGGATGCCGACCGGGCAGTCGACATCGACTGGGCAGGCAACCGGGTCCGGAATATCGTCGAAATGTCATCCGGCCAGAATCTGGAGCATTTCGCGCTCAAGCCGGAGTTGATCAGCAACATCATTGATAAGAGTCGGGAAAAGCGGCGCTACGCGGCGTATCGCGATTTCCCGAAGGTACTGGTTGACGCCGTGCTGGCGTCCGAGGACCGCAGATTCTTCAGTCACAAGGGAGTCGATCCCATCCGCATCCTCAAGGCGGCAATCATCGACATCCGGGCCGGCGAAAACGTGCAGGGGGCGAGCACGCTCACCCAGCAGTTTGTCAAACAGTACTTTCTGACTCCGGAGCGCACCTGGAGGCGCAAGCTGACCGATGCTTACATGGCGATCCTCCTGGAACAGAGGCTCTCCAAGGAAGAGATTTTCGAGCTCTACGCCAACGAAATCTATCTGGGGCAGCGCGGCTCCTTCAGCATCGTGGGCTTCGGCGAGGCCGCCGGCGCCTTTTTCGATAAGGCCGTCGCCAACCTCACTCTGAGCGAAGCAGCGACGCTCGTGGGTGTGATCCCTGCCCCGAATCGTTACACGCCCTTGCGATATCCGGAGCGTGCAAAGCAGCGCCGCGATCTCGTCCTCGATCGCATGGCCGAATATGAAATGATCACGCCGCGTCAGCGCGACGAGGCCAAGGCCCAGCCGCTGGGGGTTAAGCCGTCCAACATCATGAACTACTCCGACGCTCCCTACTTCGTGGATTACCTCCAGGACATCCTTGGCGAGCAGCTGGGAGATGTGGCGCTGGGCCGCACACAGTACAAGATCCACACGACGCTTGACATGGATCTCCAGCAGGTGGCCTTCGAGTCGGTCCGTGACGAAATGGTGACGCTGGACGAGTATTTTGCCAAAGGCAAGCGTGGGATTCCCCCGGGCACGGTTCAGGCGAGCCTGATCGCCGTGGACCCCAGAACCGGCCACGTGCTCGCCATGGTCGGCGGCAGGGACTACGGTGTCAGCCAGTTCAACCGTATCACCCAGTCAAAGCGCCAACCTGGAAGCATCTTCAAGCCGTTTGTCTATACCGCGGCGCTGGAGACCGCCAATTACAGTTCGACGCCGCTGACGCCGGCAGCTACGGTGCTGGACGAGCCGACGCAGTTCGAGTTTGAAAACCTGGTTTACGAGCCCAAGAATTTCAAGGACGAATATCTCGGCCAGGTGACCATGCGCCAGGCCATCACCAAGTCGCTAAATGTAGCCACGATCAAGTTCGCGGAGAAGGTGGGCTATACAAAAATTGCGGATTTGGCTCATCGCCTCGGACTTAACGAGGCAATCAAGCCCTATCCGGCAATGGCGATCGGAGCGTTCGAGGTCACGCCGCTTGAAATGGTACGGGCCTACACGGCATTCGCCAACGACGGCATGCTCTCAGAATTGATGCCCCTGAGCCGGGTTCTCGACGAAAAGGGCAGTCCGGTTTTCCAGCCGGAGAACAAGACCCGCCGTGCTCTCACGCCGCAGGTCGCTTTCATGCTCACTTCATTGCTGCAATCCGTCATCAACGAGGGGACTGGAGCAGGTGCGCGGACCGCCGGCTTCACCCTCCCTGCCGCCGGCAAGACCGGCACCTCGCGCGACGGGTGGTTCGCAGGCTACACGCCTGATCTGCTGTGCATTGTCTGGGTCGGATTCGACGACAACCGTGAACTCAACCTGCCCGGATCGCAGTCCGCCCTGCCCATCTGGGCCTCATTCATGAAGCGGGCGGTGGCGCTTAAGCCATTGACCGGCGAGGAGTTCCCAGTGCCGGAGGGCATCACTCAGGTTGAAATCGACCCGACAACCGGGCTGCTGGCTACGGACCGTTGTCTGACGCGCCAGATGGAGTACTTCATCAAGGGATCTGAACCGGTAATACCCTGTTACGGAAACAGTTACGAGCAGATGATGAACGGTATCCCCAGAAGCATCTACTCATCGCCCACAAAAGGAGCGCCGTCAGGGGCCGACAAAAACATCCCTCCATCCCCACCGATAAAAAAGTCCCCCCGCTGA